A section of the Xiphias gladius isolate SHS-SW01 ecotype Sanya breed wild chromosome 10, ASM1685928v1, whole genome shotgun sequence genome encodes:
- the plekhd1 gene encoding pleckstrin homology domain-containing family D member 1 — MFSSSSRNTLFSPWTSMEQSDSEALDFSTKVQLHGVLWKRPFGRPSAKWSRRFFIIKDSFLLYYAESEKRNFETNRYFNIHPKGVIPLGGCVVSANEDLGMPFAIVINLEDFTGTIVLAAESAEEQVQWMEMLQESGKVTWKNAQLGEAMIESLEAQGLQLAKEKQEYLDKLMEETEELSHQRAQREELERLNQVLEEEKMKFEEVLLELKAEQEQIKLDLDGTAQSLKGVESEKEELSTLTVMLQKSIEELSQEKQRTLELLGAKEQEEKEAAEEAAAAEESSEATCRNPEDGEELGDGELLQDLRHIEEQMKVLLKEKEQADEKLRENEQRAKVLQQEREYYSSQARTLQQSLSQLTVDKRQTEAELKAEIESRVELEKRLKQAEEALQDLEKGLNSLERTKERDEKMKGDVTQLRSFFEECICAAEIEAKLPAIMKNAVYLHKAAARRIKSCRIQRRASRRHWLKHSKSFAVATVDGGSMEDLRETARRLTSDSGFRESVYKIIARKDATHKTED; from the exons ATGTTCTCATCGTCGTCCAGAAACACTCTGTTCTCGCCCTGGACGTCCATGGAGCAGTCGGACTCTGAAGCGCTGGACTTCAGCACCAAAGTGCAGCTGCACGGCGTGCTGTGGAAGAGGCCCTTCGGACGGCCGTCGGCCAAATGGTCCCGCAG ATTCTTCATCATCAAAGACAGCTTCTTGCTCTACTATGCGGAGAGCGAGAAGAGAAACTTCGAGACCAACAGGTACTTCAACATCCACCCCAAG GGAGTTATTCCTTTGGGAGGATGTGTGGTGTCTGCTAATGAAGACTTGGGGATGCCCTTTGCCATCGTCATCAACCTGGAAGATTTCACT GGGACCATAGTCCTGGCTGCTGAGTCTGCGGAGGAGCAGGTCCAGTGGATGGAGATGCTCCAGGAGTCAGGGAAAGT CACGTGGAAGAACGCCCAGCTGGGGGAGGCCATGATCGAGAGTCTGGAGGCTCAGGGGCTGCAGCTGGCTAAGGAGAAGCAAGAGTATCTGG atAAACTGATGGAAGAGACTGAGGAGCTTAGTCATCAGAGGGcacagagagag gagtTGGAGCGTCTGAACCAGgttctggaggaggagaaaatgaagttTGAGGAGGTGCTGCTGGAGCTGAAGGCAGAACAGGAgcaaattaaact AGACCTGGACGGCACAGCTCAGTCCCTGAAAGGTGTCgagagtgaaaaagaggaaCTGAGCACCTTAACGGTCATGCTGCAGAAATCCATCGAG GAGCTCTCGCAGGAGAAGCAGCGAACCCTTGAGCTGCTGGGGGcgaaggagcaggaggagaaggaggcggCGGAGGAGGCGGCCGCGGCGGAGGAGAGCTCGGAGGCGACGTGCAGGAACCCTGAGGACGGCGAGGAGCTCGGGGACGGAGAGCTGCTGCAGGACCTGCGACACATTGAGGAGCAGATGAAGGTCCTgctgaaggagaaggagcaggcTGACGAGAA GCTCAGGGAGAACGAGCAGCGGGCCAAGGTCCTGCAGCAGGAGAGGGAGTATTACTCGTCTCAGGCCCGGACACTGCAGCAGTCTCTCTCCCAGCTCACCGTGGACAAGCGGCAGACCGAAGCCGAGCTCAAG GCCGAGATAGAGTCGCGGGTGGAGCTGGAGAAGAGGCTGAAGCAGGCTGAAGAGGCTCTGCAGGACCTGGAGAAGGGCCTAAACTCACTGGAACGAACcaaagagagagacgagaagaTGAAGGGGGATGTGACTCAGCTGAGGA GCTTCTTTGAGGAGTGTATCTGTGCAGCAGAGATCGAGGCGAAGCTTCCAGCGATAATGAAGAACGCTGTGTACCTCCACAAAGCTGCTGCTCGCAGAATCAAGAGCTGCCGAATCCAGAGGAGAGCCTCCAGACGCCACTGGT TGAAACACTCCAAGTCCTTCGCCGTAGCCACCGTTGACGGCGGCAGCATGGAGGACCTGAGGGAGACGGCCCGACGACTGACCTCTGACAGCGGCTTCAGAGAGAGCGTGTACAAGATCATCGCTCGCAAGGACGCCACGCACAAAACAGAGGACTGA